Genomic window (Cryptococcus deuterogattii R265 chromosome 7, complete sequence):
TACAGTGCACCGCCTGGACCATAACTCCgttgaaatggaagagacaTCCTCTTGGGCATCGGCCTACGTCATTTCCTCACTCTGCGTGTTACCTCCTAGTCCCATCCGCCCAGAGGGCGCTCTCATCGTAGGCGACGGCATGCGTAGCGTTATCGTTCTTAATGTCGACGAGGGTGACGGTATGATCTATGATGACGAGAGAAACATGGCTACACATGGTGTGACAGCCTTGGGTTTGTTGAAAGATAAGGGAGATGCCGTTGTCGTCAGCGATGTGAGTCCTTGTAGGCCTGAGTTTATGATTTAAAGGGTGCTAATCAGTTATAAAGGCACACTCCAATCTCCTGACATACAGGTTGAACCAGAAGCTTGAAAGGGCGGCGACCTTTGGGCTGCATGAGGAAGTCACTCGTTTCCAAAATGGTAAACTGATCTTTGACCATGTCTCGGTTATGAGTACTCATACCAATCGTATAGGCTCCCTTGTCCCAACAACCACCGCTCCCGAGATCATCATTCCCGATGTCCTATTTGCCACCCGTGAGGGCCGCCTTGGTGTCATTGGAGAGCTTGGTATCATGTCTTCGAGGACCTTGGACGACCTGCAACGTAATATGAGCAAAATGTGGAGAGGCCCAGGGGAAGTCGGTTGGAGTAACTGGAGGAGAGCGGGGTCCAATCTTGTGGGTAAAGATACTGCAGGATTTGTTGACGGAGACTTGTGAGTTGTTTCTTGTGAATGCCACTTGAATGGAAAAAGCTGAAGATGAATCAAAGTGTGCAGAAATTCCTCGACACAGAATTCTTCGATGACGAGCACGCACGGGAAATCATTCAAGGAACATCGTCTCACGAACATGTCAGACTAGGAAAGGAAGACGCGTCGCGAGCAGACGTTGTACGCTTTTTGGAGGCTACCGCAAGTATGCACTAAACGAGAACTATCGAGACAAAACGTTGTAATGTGCTTAAAAGGGATTATCATAAATTATGTATCTATGTATTGCTCGTCAGTCGGCTTTCTGCCAGTACTAATAATGGCCTAGCGAAATCTTCCCATGAGATATGATCGATTACCAATTCTCTTTCTACGTCATCCCCTCTCCACCACACTGCCCAGCCATAATCTTCTCCTATATCACCTActctccattcccatcctctttcatccacGTCTCTGCCATCCACCTTGACGCGCTCCACCTTATCAGCACCTTCTAATAATTCGACTTCTATCCTCTCTAGTCCGAAAGTGACACCCTCGCCTATAGCTTTTGTATATGCTTCCTTGACTGACCAAAGTTTGGTTAATCGTAATGAACGATCTCTGGCACTCAGGGGCATAGCAAGGGATCGCTTTTCGAGCAGAGTGAGCTGATCAGATATACCCTCTTGTGTTGGAAATGGGTCGTCTGGATGTTTCATGATATCTATGCCAACACAGGC
Coding sequences:
- a CDS encoding 4'-phosphopantetheinyl transferase, which codes for MHNTIRLFAIKIPSEPVDKETFDRLASLVDPPARERLARFRLPDDALRSLVARLTVTWYLYINDLLPPGELPTFGRKAKGKPTLSTPNLEPRLEFNNTHEGSYILFITLRSHSPLACVGIDIMKHPDDPFPTQEGISDQLTLLEKRSLAMPLSARDRSLRLTKLWSVKEAYTKAIGEGVTFGLERIEVELLEGADKVERVKVDGRDVDERGWEWRVGDIGEDYGWAVWWRGDDVERELVIDHISWEDFARPLLVLAESRLTSNT